A single region of the Variovorax paradoxus genome encodes:
- the urtA gene encoding urea ABC transporter substrate-binding protein has protein sequence MQRRFTLKALTAAVALASISAAPAFAADTIKVGVLHSLSGTMAISETVLKDTVLMAIDDINKKGGVLGKQLEPVVVDPASNWPLFAEKTKQLLGQDKVSVIFGCWTSVSRKSVLPVVEEMNGLLFYPVQYEGEELSKNVFYTGAAPNQQAIPAVDYLMSKEGGGAKRWVLLGTDYVYPRTTNKILRAYLKSKGVKDTDIDEKYTPFGHSDYQTIVADIKKFSAGGKTAVVSTINGDSNVPFYKELGNAGLKAKDVPVVAFSVGEEELRGVDTKPLVGHLAAWNYFMSIKNPTNTAFIKQWGDYAKAKNIAGHKDKPLTNDPMEATWIGIHMWKQAVEKAKSTDTDKVIAAMAGQTFTAPSGIVSKMDEKNHHLHKSVFIGEIKADGQFSVVWKTPGPVKAKPWSPYIEGNDKKPDQPAGKSM, from the coding sequence ATGCAACGTCGTTTCACCCTCAAGGCGCTCACCGCCGCCGTCGCCCTGGCCAGCATCTCCGCTGCGCCGGCCTTTGCCGCCGACACCATCAAGGTCGGCGTGCTGCACTCGCTGTCGGGCACGATGGCCATTTCTGAAACCGTGTTGAAAGACACGGTGCTGATGGCCATCGACGACATCAACAAGAAGGGCGGCGTGCTGGGCAAGCAGCTCGAGCCCGTGGTGGTCGACCCGGCTTCCAACTGGCCGCTGTTCGCCGAAAAGACCAAGCAACTGCTCGGCCAGGACAAGGTTTCGGTGATCTTCGGCTGCTGGACCTCGGTGTCGCGCAAGTCGGTGCTGCCGGTGGTCGAGGAAATGAACGGACTCTTGTTCTACCCCGTGCAGTACGAAGGTGAAGAGCTCTCCAAGAACGTGTTCTACACGGGCGCCGCGCCCAACCAGCAAGCCATTCCGGCTGTCGACTACCTCATGAGCAAGGAAGGCGGCGGCGCCAAGCGCTGGGTGCTGCTGGGCACCGACTACGTGTACCCCCGCACCACCAACAAGATCCTGCGCGCCTACCTCAAGAGCAAGGGCGTGAAGGACACCGACATCGACGAGAAGTACACCCCCTTCGGCCACAGCGACTACCAGACCATCGTCGCCGACATCAAGAAGTTCTCGGCCGGCGGCAAGACGGCCGTGGTGTCCACCATCAACGGTGACTCCAACGTGCCCTTCTACAAGGAACTGGGCAACGCGGGCCTGAAGGCCAAGGACGTGCCGGTGGTGGCCTTCTCGGTGGGCGAAGAAGAACTGCGCGGCGTGGACACCAAGCCGCTGGTCGGCCATCTGGCCGCATGGAACTACTTCATGTCGATCAAGAACCCGACCAACACGGCGTTCATCAAGCAGTGGGGCGACTACGCCAAGGCCAAGAACATCGCCGGCCACAAGGACAAACCGCTCACCAACGACCCGATGGAAGCCACCTGGATCGGCATCCACATGTGGAAGCAGGCGGTCGAGAAGGCCAAGAGCACGGACACCGACAAGGTGATCGCAGCGATGGCCGGCCAGACCTTCACGGCGCCTTCGGGCATCGTGTCCAAGATGGACGAGAAGAACCATCACCTGCACAAGAGCGTGTTCATCGGCGAGATCAAGGCGGACGGCCAGTTCAGCGTAGTGTGGAAGACGCCCGGTCCGGTCAAGGCCAAGCCGTGGAGCCCGTACATCGAAGGCAACGACAAGAAGCCGGACCAGCCGGCTGGCAAGTCGATGTAA
- a CDS encoding nucleotidyltransferase domain-containing protein, which translates to MGMSSSQVKQTARSASLADALFTTTQQRVLGYLFGQPDRSFFSTELIKLTGAGSGAVQRELKQLADSGLLITSRVGNQKHYQANAAAPIFDELSSIVRKTFGLAGPLREALEPLAEKIEAAFVFGSVAKKSDTAASDIDLLLISEELAYSDLFLALDAVSARLGRTVNPTMFTRKELMRKHKDGESFVKRVMEQPKLWIIGNAHALPA; encoded by the coding sequence ATGGGCATGTCCTCGTCGCAAGTAAAACAGACCGCAAGGTCCGCCAGCCTGGCGGATGCCCTGTTCACGACCACCCAGCAGCGCGTGCTCGGCTATCTCTTCGGCCAGCCGGACCGGAGTTTCTTTTCCACCGAGCTGATCAAGTTGACCGGCGCAGGCTCCGGCGCCGTGCAACGCGAACTCAAACAGTTGGCAGACAGTGGCCTGCTCATCACATCGCGCGTCGGCAACCAGAAGCACTATCAAGCCAATGCCGCGGCTCCGATCTTCGACGAATTGAGCAGCATCGTTCGCAAGACCTTCGGACTCGCAGGTCCACTGCGCGAAGCGCTGGAACCGCTGGCCGAAAAGATCGAAGCCGCGTTCGTGTTCGGCTCTGTGGCCAAGAAGAGCGACACGGCCGCGAGCGACATCGACCTGCTGCTGATCAGTGAAGAACTTGCGTATTCGGATCTGTTTCTCGCTCTCGATGCAGTGTCGGCACGTCTGGGCCGTACAGTGAACCCGACCATGTTCACAAGAAAAGAACTGATGCGAAAGCACAAAGACGGCGAATCGTTCGTGAAGCGCGTCATGGAGCAGCCCAAGCTCTGGATCATCGGCAACGCGCATGCCCTCCCCGCTTGA